The window gagtggtacccggtggggtcttctgctgttgtagcccatccgcctcaaggttgtgcgtgtagtggcttcacaaatgctttgctgcatacctcggttgtaacgagtggttatttcagtcaaagttgcatttctatcagcttgaatgagtcggcccattctcctctgacctctagcatcaacaaggcattttggCCCACAGGACTGcagcatactggatgtttttcccttttcacaccattctttgtaaaccctagaaatggttttgtgagaaaatcccagtaactgagcagattgtgaaatactcagaccggcccgtctggcaccaacaaccatgccacgctcaaaattgcttaaatcacctttctttcccattctgacactcagtttggagttcaggagattgtcttgaccaggaccgcacccctaaatgcattggagcaactgccatgtgattggttgatatgataattgcattaatgagaaattggaacaggtgttcctaataatcctttagctAAGTGTATAtgtatactttattatttttaagtattttaatatttactattatttttattatatatttattttacatcaagattttatatattgtaaactcatttttatttatattatattagcaGTCTCTGAAAATGCACAATTAAGCTGaccagtagaaaaaaaaagtattacactGCCTGAGCTATATCTAAAAGTAAATACCACTGTAAAAAACTTTTAAACGCGCAATAAAAGATACCTGTGTGACAAAACAGCCATAAAATACagttttctaataaataaataaataaaaagtttaattccAAACACAATAAAGCAGTTTCAGGGTTATTGGCTTCTGATGTCCGAGTCAGATTTATATACTGACATTGTTCTCAAACAGACTCCCCCCACCGATAAGCCAATAACGGTGAGCATTTTTAGGGAGCACTCCCATATTGAGAATCAGAGAGCACGGCTGCCACCTCATGTCCAAAGGCACACCAATGCCAGCATTGCACAACCCTTATGTAATCAAAGCACAATTCGTTGGATCTCATGTTATATCATGCATGCGGGAGACCCAGGCACAGCTAAACTCCCCATCATTTAGAGCACTATGATTTGAACTAGCAAGAGCTAGCAATGGCATAACCATCTCCAGCTGTGGCCCTGTAATTCGTGCTCTTTTCCTGACATTATTCACagaacagggtttttttttttatttacactttaAAAGAGTGAACGGCATTtacatatatgcatgcatgtgtgtctaTTCATATCTGAACAACCGATGGCTCTCGGTTGTATCCTCAGACAGAGACACTTTATATAACTCATCATGAAATGAGAATGTGAACTTCTTGGTGAAACTTCACTAACTTGCATTTTTGTCTGCTTGTGTGAGAAAACAAGCAGTGCATGTCCTATGTTTCACCCCCCTGCCTCATTCCTGTAAGCTCAGTCCACCCAGCGCATCAACACTGTCCTCACATCCATCCAAATCCTCAGTCTAAGGTCATCGGCCTGCAGAGGAGCCCTCTCCCAGCACACCCTGTTCTTCACCCCGAGAACCAAAACAACCCTCCAGATGACAGGGGACCTGTCGtgtcaatgcacacacacaaaaaattgtgCACCTAAATAAACACACAGGCATATGAACACAGAGAGCACCGCGTTCCTTCAACCCCAAGTTGCACAGTTTCCCATGACATTTGACTGCGTATTGCTGACGTGACGTCACTGGTCAGAGATGAGTCACTTTTAAAGAAACTTATAAAGGCTCTTATTAGCAGTTCTGCTAGAGCTTCTCCTCTAAGAGGAAACAAGATATTTCTTGTTAAACCTGAAAGATTTCTGTcactccattgaaagtccatGCAAGTTAAACTTTCAAGGTCCAAAAAGGTCATAAAGGCATCAAAAGAATGCTAGAGTAAGTTTAAATGCAGAAACAAATatagagaaaaggaaaaaagttgATTAATACGAGGTGCCTTTGTTATGCTGAGGATCTGTAATAGTTATCCGTTAGTATTTCCAATCATTTTATAGCAGTTCTGGCACAAGACCCCCAGAGGCTTTGCCATCTTTGGgccacagatgttttttttttttgaggcaatCTTCTCAGCTGGGAATGTAATGTGACTGATCACAAACAAGATTCAAGAAAACATTGCCATGGCTACATCTTTATGTCTGTATGTATGGAGAATATGCGGCTGGGCTGCTTTGAAAAATGGAGTGTTGAGGTGTTGATGGAGCAGGGATTTAGACTTAGACCAGGACATTATTTGGGCTGACAGGCACTCATAAAGGCTGAAGAAATTAAAGCCGACAGTAAAAGTCTTGTCTTAACTCAGGGAGGTTCAGAGATTTGTGCCAAGATAATAGCATGGTGCAGCAGTGTTTGGGTAAATCACAGGATCACACACATgactgcatgcacacacacatacatctacAGTAACAATTAACAGTAGCAATTTGGTGACAAAGTgacactattttaaaataaagagcCTCTAAAGTTAAGCTGATTGTAGATCAAAGCTCACTTGTGCTCATTGCAGCTAATTACAGGTTACCTTAAAAAGGCAGCTGGAAAGTAAACAGTGCACCAGCCATCGAAGCAGTTCCAGTGATAATGTCCACTTTCCTGGTAATGCAAATGTTGAAAAGAGtgaatagaaagagagagaattgGGAGTTCCTGCAAACCGCTTTGAATGGTACGGTTTCAAAAAGATTTGCAAAATGTCTCTCCATTTtgcaagaaaagaaaatgagtaaAAGATGTTCAAGATGAATAATGTATTAGTCTGATTTACTGATGGTATGAAAAGACAAAAAGCTTATGGAGCAGAGAAAGTTGTAGTGGAAGgtctcattttaatttactttggTCTGTTTCTCACATAAAACTTGTATAACATCAGAAGACTTAGATATAAATCATGTAGGCTACTTTTATGTTAATGTTGTGGTGCTTTTGTCCTTTTAGAAACTTGAAAGTTACATTTCACATTCATTGTAATGGCATGGTGAATCGCTGCCAgtgatttaaaatatcttatttataaAGGTTTGAAATAACAGGAGTGTGAGTAAATGCCTggatgttcatttttggaactttaGGTGTCTCTTTTAGGTATAAAGTACTGATTACTGTTGCTTTCTGATCAcagcatctgttttttttttgtttttttttgtgttttttttttagcttttagttGAAGTATGGATGTTTTATGTGTTAACCACATATCTGCAGTTTGGCAACTCTAAAATTAAATCCACAAATGTCTCCCTGTAGGAATGCTTGAGCACCACGACCACTCCTGCATGATTCATACCCCACACATTCACCATCACACAGCCAAGCCATAACCAGTGCGCTCCATTTGGTTGAGCAGCCAAACATCTGCATTCACCGCAATACAAGTGCAAACTCTTATCCATGAGTGAACTCAGGCCTAATTACAAAATAGTCCCCAAAATCCTCCATATATGACCCTAGACGAAGTCTTTATTGCTCATGAAATTAAGCTTGGATTTCCAAACAGCTGGGACATGGTGTCAGGGCTCCACCATTTCACTACTGCTTGCgacaatgaaaaaatatttaggaGCACCAGtgcgattgtatttttttatgtatgtgctCAGGGGGTGTCAAAGGTTTCTACTTACGTGTTTTTGCAATTTCTGTTGATTCATTGTTAACCAGAATCCACTCACTGCTCAAATCACTGGCATTTTGTTCAGTGCTGAGTTCTGCACGCTCACAAATCCTCTCATTTTAACAAAGTGTGGACAGGGTCTaaacaagagattcagtgttcaGTGTAGGGAGCTTCGTTGATTATAATGGAACTTTATGAGATCGCGATGGACTGAGGTAAGTGACAGCTTTTAATGATTATTAAGGGAGCTTGCAAATGTTATACCGATTTAATACAACAGTACAATAAACGAAATTAAGCAACTTATATTCTCTGACTATACTATCACCTGATTTTGCTCTATTTCATCAAagaaaatagtttcaaacaaagTCACAGCTGAGCCACTGCACATCTCCAAGCACACACAGCAGTTTTTCGTTTATGAATGAAACTATAGAGTCAGTAATTCAAGTTCCCGTTCATAAAGATTTCATACAAGCTTAGTTCCTGAAATTATCTTTTCGAACAAATCacttgaatgattcagtgataaaGTGACTTGCCACCACTtactgaaagttaaattttttattttttaaaagattaattttaGTTATTCAAATCATTTCCATAttcaaaattgtatatttaaaatcatGAATCTTTGAATAATACTGATCGGTTAATACTGATTTCTTGATTGGTAACTTATTCttcttattctatttttttaattagaagttTCAAATGATTCCGATGATGAGGAACACAGGTTTATAGCACAGTGTTCAACACATTTGGCGATAGAGACTGTTCTCATCATGTCTTTTGTGCACCATCTAGTGGCTAATTAGGTAAATGTACAAAGGgaattgtgtgtatataaatctatAACTTACATATTCAtactaatgtaaaaatacattacaatatattgtatgaagtatttcatatataaatatataattttttttttttttttttttactatttatgacCAAACATGAACTAAATATTTTTGGACTGTATACGGTAtatagaaatgtgtttttatataaaaaaatgattgtttaatttgataatctatattaaatatagattttatattaaattttgtcttataaatatatattttgtacaaattataacaaaataaaaaatgttgaagcAGATTATTATTCCATAAGCAATAAACATATCTAAAAAAGTGCATTAATAATGCCAAAAAAAGAGCATGTGAGACTCACGGCAGGTTGATCCAGGCCTCAGGGTAGAAGCTGTTCTCTTTTAGGAGGTTGTGACTGAGATCTAACACCTTCAGGTGGACACACTTATCCAAAAGCTTGTCCTGCACTTCCACTATTTGATTGTCCTGCAACCTCAGGACCTGCAAATACACCAAGATGAGTAAAATGTAGAAACCATAAAGCTATACATAGAAGCAAGTGACTGAAACATTGGCTAGGTTGCAGAACTGACCTCTATAGATGGGGGCAAGTCTGCTGGGATAGCACTGAATCTGTTTTTATCCAGTCGTAAAAACTTGAGTGCCTTCAGAGGTTTGAAAGCAAAGGGTTCAATGCTGCCCCCATAGAGAATGTTTCCTGCCAGTTCTAAGACTTTTAAGTTAGACAGGCCTGCAGAAAACGAAATCTATTAGTTATTTAAGTTAAAGGTGTATcagtaatttctttttattttgaaatatcctAGACTTATtctgacacctagtggtgtggatgtaacaaaacaaacaaacccacCCTGTTGAAAAATAAACCAGCATATGCTGGATAGGTATGTTATGAGGCTGGGATGCTGGTTTGAGCTTGTTTAAGCTAGTCCTttgttggtttatgctggtccttagCTGGTAATGTGCTGGTCCTAAAGTGGTccgaccatcttaaaccagcaaaggaccatcttaaactaGCAAAGGACCattttaaaccagcaaaggacagcttaaaccagcaaaggaccagctcaaaccagcaaaggacaagcttaaaccagcaaaggaccaggttaaaccagcttaaaccagcaaaggacaaactcaaaccagcaaaggaccattttaaaccagcaaaggacatctcaaaccagcaaaggaccagcttaaatcAGCAAAGGACAAactcaaaccagcaaaggaccattttaaaccagcaaaggacagctcaaaccagcaaaggaccagcttaaaccagcatcccagctttaaaacatacctaaccagcatatgcaggttttttttacaggtttttaaAACAATAGGCATTATATGGTATACCAACTTTGTAAATAGTTACAGATAAGAAACTATGCTTAATACACTGAGCAACTACAAGTGTTTCAAGGTTGCTATGTGAGACAAGTGacaaatgaaaatattacatGTCACTATATATGctcaaaatataaaacatgtttgaTTTCCTCTGACTGTATGGAATCATAGTCTGAAGATAAAAAATTGGAGTCTGCTCATCTACTACTACatgattttctgtgaaatctgtcgTCTTAAATCTGCGGACTGGCTCTGACTGACTGATCTATAGCGTCAACTTTTCCAGACTGTAAATCAAGGCAAAAATCtgcagtgtattccagcctttagatGTACTGTATCTTATGAACAAAAGAATCCAGCAGCAGGGACGTTACTAAGATAAAGGAAGTACTATtcggctggtcatgtgatctcaacatgttGACCCCCACCAGGCGACTCGTAATAAAAGAGCTTTAGTTCAGCTACTGATATGAGACTAGATTATATCTCCTTTGagtgtaaattatataaattatcgTTTTCAAAAGTACTACTCCATTCTTCATCTGTAAACCTTTCTTAAATTAATAAGCAACTGAACTGAATAAActcaaaaacagcacaaacctttgaagctgtgtgtagccagttggtttattttattgttgtttatctTTAGATCCTCAAAAGAAGATGGCAAGCGTGGAATTGCTGTAAGTGCATTGTCATCAAGTTTCAGACTCTTCAGCTTTGTCAGATTCTGTTAAAAGAGCAGAAAAATGCTTGTCTACTGAGTACTTTGTGGTTACATCCTGTCTGCTTTGGGCTTAGTGAATTGTGAGACTGAATTTTAACACAGCAATGTTTCCACTGTGCCAATCACCAAATGAAAAGCACGTTTGcacagtttgttttgttattttaatgatAAGACATATATTTCAAACCCTGCTGCCCTGGACTATCGGAGCTGCCTGACAAATTGTGCACTCATTTCCCTTAATAAAAAGCATTTACTCTTATGCTAACTTCACCGACATTTCATAGACGTCCAAAGAAGACAGTGGCATTTTCTTCAAGTTGCGGTTCCTGTTTTCATGCTGCTGAGTTTACTTTGGAAGTGGTGTGTTTGGTCTCTTCTAAAAGTCTCCTGCTGTGAAATCCGTCCGTATCTTGGCTGAACTTGTAATTAGCCGTTTTAATTTGAAACTTTAAATTTGCATGTTCTTGAAAATCCTGACTAGGAtggaattatttttaaatttgatgTAGACATCTACAATATATTCACTTTAAAGATTACAGGAGTATAAAGCTGGTGTAATTGAAGGGAGAAAAAATGGCAGTACCATGAAAAGTCTTTGGCCGAAAGAGGAGTCTTCCAGCTTGTTCAAACTTAGGTCAAGCTCTTCAAGTTTTGGCAGTTCAGAAAAACCACTGGGAGTAATTCTGGTTAAGTTATTTCCTGTAAGACAGCACAttggttaaaatgtttaatgGCTGTACTTATAACAAAACACAACCAACATGATTTATAGAGCATCTCAATGACTCATATACTTTTGTTGGACCGTTCAGCCATTCCAGACCTTACCAGGCAGTTCAAGGATGGTGACTTCCTTGTTTGTGATGACTGGAAGGTGGGAAAAGCCAATTTGCTTGCAAGATATTCGACTTCCTGCCAGTTTGCAGCCTTCTGGTAACGAGTCTTGGCTCGAAGTCCTGTTAGGTGCATCATTCTCCTCTTCGCCTGCCTCTTCTTCCTTTCCCCCCACCTCCTCCTTCTCTTTTTTCacttcctcttcatcatcatcatcatcatcatcatcatcatcatcatcatcttcttcttcttcctcgtcctcatcatcatcatcatcatcttcttcttcttcatcctcatcctcttcttTTCTCTTTGCTTTCTGTTCTTTCCCTTTGTCCAAGAGGTGTTTTTTCTCCTCTTTGAGTTGCCTCAAGATTGCATCGAGTTTACCTGTGGCTCCGCCCCATCTCTCCAACACAGCATTGAGCTCCACCCACACAGCCTCAGTTCGCCCCCTAGCTGACTGATGGGGCACACGGAAGGCACACATTAGTGACACAGGAATGACCGGAAACACGCTGGACAaactaatcaaactaaatatAGTGGACAAATAGCACAGGCAGGAATAAAGAAGGTGGAAAATGAGAGGCTGAGCATTAAGACAGGAAGCAAAAATAGACTTATAATTAGCATTTATGGTATGGTTGTGTATCTTGGACTGCCAGAATACACACACTTGTTTCACTGTAACAACAGTAGCAGCCTGTGCAGCAAACAGGCATTACTATAGTACACAAGTATGGTCATGAATTCAATTTTTACTGTTTTCTATATGTTTCACCAAACTGTTTGATGTAAGAATCCTGATTGGTTTTACTCCAGAAATACAAACTCACCTGTGTACCTTTGGCAGTGTCGCTTACTTGCCTTGTTCTTTGTGCTTCGCTGGTTCTCTTTTCATCTGCCAATGCAGCCAAGattcaacacaataataacacAATCAGTGAATTCAGAACCATGTGTGAACCAAAAGCTACACTGTTGACAGAAGAAGCTACACATACTCTACCAATCAGAAGTCTGGGGTAcgtttttcttaaataaattactattttaatccagcaaaatgtataaaatgtattaaaatgacagtaaagactttaacAAGGttacaaaaattatgttttaaagaaacattttttgagaAAAGTCATCATTTGTTTGCCAGTACCATCCGCTTTcatattttgttatctaatgcaatatgcagagacacacacacgtcCAAATATTTAAAGAACTTTTAAACAATGTAAACTATTTTGTGGTAGATACACCAAAAACCAAGGAAGCTGCATTTACCTCTCTTTATTTCTACCAAAATATTCTTTGATGCTCTGTAACTTTACTTAAGTACTTTATCCTAGTTCAATAAGCGCTTCAATAAACATGAACAAAGTATAACAGACACCATGAACTATTCACAGTGGTCTTGTCTGACCATTTCTGggactgcatcctctgtcactcCTCCTGAAATTATCATTACTCACATTGCTGATCTACTCACTTGGTGTGGATGAAGAATCCACCGGTTGATGCTGCGAGGATGAAACATCTGTCTCAGATGAAAATGTGGTGAGTGAACTCAGTTCATTCA is drawn from Carassius auratus strain Wakin unplaced genomic scaffold, ASM336829v1 scaf_tig00215416, whole genome shotgun sequence and contains these coding sequences:
- the LOC113094720 gene encoding extracellular matrix protein 2-like, with protein sequence MQALFLFCMFFGALSVEGEVLNELSSLTTFSSETDVSSSQHQPVDSSSTPNEKRTSEAQRTRQVSDTAKGTQSARGRTEAVWVELNAVLERWGGATGKLDAILRQLKEEKKHLLDKGKEQKAKRKEEDEDEEEEDDDDDDEDEEEEEDDDDDDDDDDDDDEEEVKKEKEEVGGKEEEAGEEENDAPNRTSSQDSLPEGCKLAGSRISCKQIGFSHLPVITNKEVTILELPGNNLTRITPSGFSELPKLEELDLSLNKLEDSSFGQRLFMNLTKLKSLKLDDNALTAIPRLPSSFEDLKINNNKINQLATHSFKGLSNLKVLELAGNILYGGSIEPFAFKPLKALKFLRLDKNRFSAIPADLPPSIEVLRLQDNQIVEVQDKLLDKCVHLKVLDLSHNLLKENSFYPEAWINLPKLETLDLSHNQMAVVPSDLPRALRKLSLQHNHIHYIPPYSLSHLRPGLQSLRLSHNLLEEHGVLGKSFRGVYQSLVELHLDNNRLERVPHNMCHFKNLKLLHLDHNRISSVPVKSICKFKGTEESSLSTVHLEYNYINVKKIPRAAFSCIQDSSGIILEPQRQTQGY